The following is a genomic window from Chryseobacterium sp. StRB126.
AATAAATATACAATATGAAAAAAACTATCGCAATGGCTGCATTAGCTGTAGCTGTATCTTTCGGGGCAGTTTCTTGTAAGAAAAAAGTTTCTGATGCCGATCTTCAGACTCAGGCTACAACTGTGGTAACTTCTAATCCCAATGCTTCTGTTGAAGTAAAAGAAGGTGTGGCTCACTTAAGCGGAACTTTCGCAGATCAGGCGTCTAAAGATGCTATGATTGCACAATTAAAAGCAATTAAAGGAGTAAAAGACGTAATGGATATGTCTAAAGTAGAAGTAACTCCGGCTCCGGCACCTGTTGAAACTAAATCTGCTGTAGATCCTGCCATTCAGAAAAAAGTTCAGGATGCAGTAAAAGATTTCCCAACAGTAAAAGTAGAAGTTATTAATAACGAACTTACCCTTACAGGAAATGTTTCTAAAGAGCAGGCTAAAAAAATTAAGCAGTCTGTGGATGCTTTAAAAGTTGGTAAAGTTAAATTTAACTACACAGTAAAATAATTAAATTAAGATGAGTACATTACAAGATAAATATTCAAGCGTAGTTTCAGCAGCTCAGTCTGCTGGGATCTCAAACCTACAGGTTCAGGAACAGGACGGAATTTTATATGTTTCCGGAGATGCTTCCAATACAGCAGCAAAAGATGCAGTTTGGAATGCTTTAGGAGCTATTGATTCTACTTATTCTGCTTCAGATATCAATATCGATGTACAGGTTGCAGGTCTTGCTTCAGGTGCTTCTCTTACTGTAGCTACAGATGAGTCTAATCTGAACATTAGACAGGAGCCTTCTACTGAAGCTGCTGTAGTAGGAAAAGCTGCCAAAGGTTCTGCTGTAACTTTAATTGAGCAGACTTCTGACGACTGGTGGAAAGTAAAAACTGCTGACGGTCAGGAAGGATATGCGTATTCAAGATATTTAAGAGCATAAAAATATTTTTTGAAATATTCACAAGGAACATCCCTATATTGGGATGTTTTTTTATTTTTACGTTTTGGAACGCTCAATGAAGAAAATCTTATTATTCGTGTTTTTGGTATGCAACTTCCTGATTGCATATGGCCAAAGACTCCATATTGATGGAAAAGTATCTGATCCGGAAAAAAAGCCAGTAGAAAATGCGACCATCTATCTGCTGAAGGCAAAAGATTCCACCATAATCAATTATACAGCAACCAATAAAGAAGGTAAATTTTCATTACAAACTGATGAGGTAAAAGAATCTTCCTTTCTAAAAATTGATACCGAAAAGCTATCATATTCAAAAGCACTCGATAAAATTCTGCAGTCACTATCTCTTGGCGATATAACACTTGAAAAAAAGAAAGTTATTGACATTGATGAGGTGAAAATTACCGTTTCTCCGGTGAAAGTAAAAAATGACACCATAGAATTCAATGCTTCAGCTCTTAAAGTACGCCCAGACAGCCAGATTGATGAGCTTCTGAAACAAATTCCGGGAGTAGAAATAGGCAATGATGGGAAAATTACAGTCAATGGAAAAGCTGTAGACCAAATTATGGTCAATGGGAAACCTTTCTTCGATAAGGAAGGAAAGACTGCTCTACAAAATCTTCCAGCAGATATCATTAAAAATATTCAATTTACCACTACGAAGACTAAAGAGGAGGAACTTACCAAGAGAGCTCCAAAATCTCAAAATACCACGATTAATTTCAATATTGATGAGAAGAAAAACAAAGGTCTTATTTCAAAAATTCTAGCTGGATATGGTTCTGATAAACGGTATGAAGGAAATGTATTCTTAAATTATTTTAAAGGAGAGACCAAAATCAGTGTTTTGGCCTCCGCCAATAATATCAACTCCAAAAGCAGTTCAGGAGATCAGATTTTTGATACGATGGGACGAGGCAGCGCAGGTCAGCAAGGAGGTGGAATTCAAAAATTTAACAGCTTTGGTTTGAATTACAATGATAAACTTGGAAATGATGCCAACCTTGACAATCTCAGCCTCCAATATACAGATTCTAATAATGAGACCCGTTCCAAAGCCTCAAAGACTACACTTCTTCCAGATTCTACTCTAAAAACAGATTCTGAAAGCAGTAATGAGAATGAATCCAGACAATATAATTTCAACAGCTCTGTAGGAATAAAATTGGATTCACTGACCAATATTTACATTGCACCTTCATTTTCAAAATCAGAAACATTCGGTTCAGGGCAATCTGTATCTTCAACTTTAAAGGATGATAAACTTTTGAATGAAAGTAAAAATATTACTCACATCAATGGAGAATCTAATACTTTCAGCCCCAACATTAATTTTTTCAGGAACTTTAAGAAAAAGAACAGAGCGTTCATGGCCATGGTCAATACTTCTATTACAGAATCTGCTAATGAAAACATCAATCAGTCTCTAAATTCCTTTTATAAGGACTCCGGTATAACTACTGATAACCGTAATCAGCTGCAGAAGACCCGTTCCCAGGATAATAATTACAGCTTTATGGCCCGATATACAGAACCCATCTCAGATTCTGCAACAATTGGCATCACGCTGCAATACAACTCAAAATTAACCAGAGACATAAGGGATTTTAATGATTTTGATCCTGTTACAGGACAATATTCTCAGTATAACACCCGTCTTTCCAATAGTATGGATCAAAGAATGAATCAGTTTACGCCTGAGTTATCTTATTATCTTTACAAAAAGAAATTCGGTCTCTGGGCTACCGTCAATGCTGATATTTCAGACATGAATGTCAATTCAGTTTTTAACGGGCAGCTGTACAACCTTCAGAAAAATTTTGTCCTCCCCAAATATTCAACCAATTTCCGATATTCTTTTACAGACAAGCAGTCATTAATCTTATCCAACTCTTCCAGTTTCACCATTCCTGATCCCGGAAAATTGATTCCTTATAAGGATGAATCCAATCCTTTAATTACCAATACCGGAAACCCTGATCTTAAAAACACATGGATTAATGAAACTAATCTTACTTTCAACAGTTATGACATGGTTAAGAATTTAAATTACCATGTTACAGCTGGGTTTACCTATAGAAATAATGATGTTATCAATTATTCCAAATATGACAATTCCGGAAGACAGATCATCACCTACAGCAATATAAGCGGAAATAAGAATTTCAATTTCAATATTGGCTTGGCCAAAACATTTAAATGGAATGACCATAAATTGAGAATTGCTCCAAGGTTCAGTATGAATTATACGTATAATAATGGATTTATCAATGGGGAAGCATTTAAAAGCAGAGCCTACAACTTTAATCCGGGACTTAATCTGAATTATGAAATCAAAGATATATTTACCATAAAACCCTCTTATAGCCTTGGATATAGCTTTTCCGACTATACCAACTATAATGTCAACAGCGTAAATACCACTACCCAGTCTCTAAAGGTAGAACTAACAAATTATCTGTTCCAAAAAGCATTCTTCATTGGAAATGATTTTTCTTATAACACCAATTCAAATATTGCTCCCGGATTTAAAAAAGATTTCTATTTCTGGAATGCCAGTCTGGGATATTCATTCTACAAAAAACAGCTGACAGCAAAAATAAAGGTCTATGATGTATTGAATCAAAATCAAAGCGTAAAAAGAACCATTACCGATTCTTATTTTGAAGACCGTGAAGATCTGATCCTTAAACGATACATCATGTTTTCCCTTAGTATGAAGCTGAATAAATTTGCCGGTAAAAAACCGAAAAAGAAATAAACACCATCCTTTTATATACTTTAGTAAATGGCCGGAAATGATCCGGCTTTTTTATTGGTTAATTACAGGCTTTTTTAACCATAAAGTCACAAAAGGTTTTGAACACTTTAGTTATTTTAATGCAACTATTAGCTGTTTTAAAAGTACAGTTAAGTTTACTGAAAATCTCCGATTTTCACCAATATTCCAGTCGAAAGACTACACATTCCCCTCCAAGGCAGGGGTGTCAAGAATTCAAAGAATTTTTGAAGGGTGGCCCTATCTCTACATCAACCACAAATTCCACAATCAATAGTAAAAAATCAAAAACAAATGCACTTTTAAAGGAAGATTTATATAAGAAGATACCGTGAAAGTATTTTTATTTCTAAATTAGCCGCAAATTTTACTTATGAAAACCCATATTTCACTTGTGCTCATTCTTCTTTTCATTCTTGGAAAGGCTCAGAATACGGAACAAAAAGACAATTTCGTTAAAGATAATTTCACAAAGAAGGAATTTTATATTCCCATGCGTGATGGGGTGAAGCTTTTTACGGCTGTTTATATTCCCAAAGATATTTCAAACAAGAACAAATATCCGTTTCTGATGCAGAGAACCTGCTACAGCATTGCTCCTTATGGGGAAAATGAGTATAAAACCAAAGTGGGACCTAACACTTACCTGATGAAAGACAAATATATTTTTGTGTACCAGGACGTACGTGGAAGATATATGAGTGAGGGAACTTTCACCAATATGACTCCTCAGGTAGAACGTAAAACTAAAAAAGATGTTGACGAAAGTACAGATACTTACGATACCATCGACTGGCTTTTGAAAAACGTTAAAGATAATAATGGTAAGGTAGGCCAATTCGGAACTTCTTATCCCGGATTTTATACCGCGGTAGGAACATTAGCACAGCATCCGGCATTGGTTGCCTCTTCTCCACAAGCACCTATTTCTGATTTCTGGAACGATGATTTTCTTCACAACGGCAGATTTATGCTGGGCTATTTCAGAACATTTCCTGTTTTTGGAGTTCAGAAGACAAAACCTGAACAAAAAGCATGGTATATGGATTCTTTCATTAAACAAACCTCTGAAGATGGTTTAAAATTCTACAGAGATATGGGAACCTTAAAAGATGGCTATGAGAAGTACTATAAAGATAATTTTTTCATGACAGAAATTATGAATCATACCAATTATGATGAATTCTGGCAAAAAAGAGGCCTTCTTCCTCATCTGAAGAATATCAATCATGCCGTAATGACTGTAGGAGGCTGGTTTGATTCTGAAGATCTCGCAGGACCGTTAAATATCTACAAAACGATTGAGAAGACAAGTCCAAAGGCTAAAAACACCATCGTAATGGGACCTTTCTCTCATGGTGGATGGTCTCAGGAACAAGGAAAGCATTTCCACAGTGAAACTTATTTCGGAGACAGCATTGCCACATATTACCAGAAAAATGTAGAAACAAAATTCTTCAGTCATTATCTGAAAGGCAACACCAAAGAAGATGCAGGACTTCCTGAAGCTTTGATGTATGACACCGGAGCAAAACAATGGAAAGAATTTGCATCTTATCCGCCTAAGAACGCACAGAAAGTAAACTTCTATCTTTCTGATAAAACGTTAAAAAAGGCTGCAGGACAAGGATATTCAGAATATTATAGCGACCCGAACAATCCGGTTTTAAGTTCTGATCACTTAAAAGATTTTAATGGATTTACTCCTAAAAATTATATGTCGGAAGATCAGAGATTTGCTGTAGGAAGACCTGATGTATTGACGTTTACCACAGATGTACTGACAGAAGATATTACTTTCGCCGGAGAAATTATGGCCAAACTGAATATTTCCTCTTCTTCTACTGATGCTGACTTTGCGGTAAAACTGATTGATGTTTATCCTGAAGATTTCAAACCGGCAGAAAAGAAAGACGGTGTAATCTACGGAAACTACCACCAGATGGTAAGAAGTGAAATTATGCCTGCAAGATTCAGAAATACTAAAGAAAAAGGAGAAGCTTTGGTTCCTGAACAGAAAACAGCAGTTAACTTCAGACTTCAGGACGTAGTTCATACTTTCAAAAAAGGGCATAAAATCCAGATTCAGATCAGCAGTACGTGGTTCCCGCTTTTTGCGTTGAATCCTCAGAAATTTATGGATAATCCAAATTTTGCTTCCAAGGAAGACTACACCAAAGCCTTTATTAAATTGTACGGTGACAGTTCTATTGAAGCTGAAATCTTGAAATAAATTACAAACGCTGTTCATCTGAACAGCGTTTTTTGTTTTTGGCTATCTCCCTGATTAAGCCGATTTCGCTGATAATTGTTATAAAAGAATAATTTTATTTCCCACAGATGCCGCAGATATTCACAGATGATTGCGTTAGAATCTGCGTGATTTGCTCAATCTGTGAGAGCTTTTATCCGTCATATGATTGGATTGATTTCATAGGTAATTATTATAAAAAGCAACTTTATTTCCCACAGATGCCGCAGATATTCACAGATGATTGTGTTAGAATCTGCGTGATTTGCTCAATCTGTGAGAGCTTTTATCCGTCATATGATTGGATTGATTTCATAGGCAATTATTCTAAAAAGCAACTTTATTTCCCACAGATACCGCAGATATTCACAGATGATTGCGTTAGAATCTGCGTGATTTGCTCAGTCTGTGAGAGGTTTTATCCGTCATATGATTGGATTGATTTCATAGGTAATTATTATAAAAAGCAACTTTATTTCCCACAGATGCCGCAGATCTTCACAGATGATTGCGTTAGAATCTGTGTGATTTGCTCAATCTGTGAGAGGTTTTATCCGCCATACGATTGGATTGATTT
Proteins encoded in this region:
- a CDS encoding CocE/NonD family hydrolase, translated to MKTHISLVLILLFILGKAQNTEQKDNFVKDNFTKKEFYIPMRDGVKLFTAVYIPKDISNKNKYPFLMQRTCYSIAPYGENEYKTKVGPNTYLMKDKYIFVYQDVRGRYMSEGTFTNMTPQVERKTKKDVDESTDTYDTIDWLLKNVKDNNGKVGQFGTSYPGFYTAVGTLAQHPALVASSPQAPISDFWNDDFLHNGRFMLGYFRTFPVFGVQKTKPEQKAWYMDSFIKQTSEDGLKFYRDMGTLKDGYEKYYKDNFFMTEIMNHTNYDEFWQKRGLLPHLKNINHAVMTVGGWFDSEDLAGPLNIYKTIEKTSPKAKNTIVMGPFSHGGWSQEQGKHFHSETYFGDSIATYYQKNVETKFFSHYLKGNTKEDAGLPEALMYDTGAKQWKEFASYPPKNAQKVNFYLSDKTLKKAAGQGYSEYYSDPNNPVLSSDHLKDFNGFTPKNYMSEDQRFAVGRPDVLTFTTDVLTEDITFAGEIMAKLNISSSSTDADFAVKLIDVYPEDFKPAEKKDGVIYGNYHQMVRSEIMPARFRNTKEKGEALVPEQKTAVNFRLQDVVHTFKKGHKIQIQISSTWFPLFALNPQKFMDNPNFASKEDYTKAFIKLYGDSSIEAEILK
- a CDS encoding SH3 domain-containing protein, with the translated sequence MSTLQDKYSSVVSAAQSAGISNLQVQEQDGILYVSGDASNTAAKDAVWNALGAIDSTYSASDINIDVQVAGLASGASLTVATDESNLNIRQEPSTEAAVVGKAAKGSAVTLIEQTSDDWWKVKTADGQEGYAYSRYLRA
- a CDS encoding BON domain-containing protein, which codes for MKKTIAMAALAVAVSFGAVSCKKKVSDADLQTQATTVVTSNPNASVEVKEGVAHLSGTFADQASKDAMIAQLKAIKGVKDVMDMSKVEVTPAPAPVETKSAVDPAIQKKVQDAVKDFPTVKVEVINNELTLTGNVSKEQAKKIKQSVDALKVGKVKFNYTVK
- a CDS encoding TonB-dependent receptor, coding for MKKILLFVFLVCNFLIAYGQRLHIDGKVSDPEKKPVENATIYLLKAKDSTIINYTATNKEGKFSLQTDEVKESSFLKIDTEKLSYSKALDKILQSLSLGDITLEKKKVIDIDEVKITVSPVKVKNDTIEFNASALKVRPDSQIDELLKQIPGVEIGNDGKITVNGKAVDQIMVNGKPFFDKEGKTALQNLPADIIKNIQFTTTKTKEEELTKRAPKSQNTTINFNIDEKKNKGLISKILAGYGSDKRYEGNVFLNYFKGETKISVLASANNINSKSSSGDQIFDTMGRGSAGQQGGGIQKFNSFGLNYNDKLGNDANLDNLSLQYTDSNNETRSKASKTTLLPDSTLKTDSESSNENESRQYNFNSSVGIKLDSLTNIYIAPSFSKSETFGSGQSVSSTLKDDKLLNESKNITHINGESNTFSPNINFFRNFKKKNRAFMAMVNTSITESANENINQSLNSFYKDSGITTDNRNQLQKTRSQDNNYSFMARYTEPISDSATIGITLQYNSKLTRDIRDFNDFDPVTGQYSQYNTRLSNSMDQRMNQFTPELSYYLYKKKFGLWATVNADISDMNVNSVFNGQLYNLQKNFVLPKYSTNFRYSFTDKQSLILSNSSSFTIPDPGKLIPYKDESNPLITNTGNPDLKNTWINETNLTFNSYDMVKNLNYHVTAGFTYRNNDVINYSKYDNSGRQIITYSNISGNKNFNFNIGLAKTFKWNDHKLRIAPRFSMNYTYNNGFINGEAFKSRAYNFNPGLNLNYEIKDIFTIKPSYSLGYSFSDYTNYNVNSVNTTTQSLKVELTNYLFQKAFFIGNDFSYNTNSNIAPGFKKDFYFWNASLGYSFYKKQLTAKIKVYDVLNQNQSVKRTITDSYFEDREDLILKRYIMFSLSMKLNKFAGKKPKKK